A region of the Clostridium estertheticum subsp. estertheticum genome:
TTTATTTACAGAGGATATTTAATTGAAAAACTAACACCGACATCTCTATTTGTGACTTCTATCTCTCCATTATAATAATTTATAATTTTTTTGCAAATGGCAAGACCAAGTCCAAATTTGCCAGTCTTATCTTTGTAGAAATTGTCAAAAATGTGAGACAGATGTTCTTCAGGGATATTGGGGCCATCGTTATAGATCTCAACTACTGCAAAAATACCTTCCTTTTTTAGTGTTACACATATTTTTTCCTTAGCGTATCTAAGGCTATTATCTAATATGTTTTCAATAGAAACTTGAACTTTATCTGCATTCCCAGTAATAATTGCTTCTTCAATGTTTAAATCCCATTGTATATTACTATTAACTACTTCAAATCTATTTGTAATATGGTAAAGCAAGCGTTGCATATTAATTTCAATATTTTCAAAGTTGTTTTCTAAAACATAATCAAGAGTATTCAAATATAACATTTGTTTAACTTTCTTTTCGAGCCTTAGAGCTTCATCTCTTATTATCTGTGCATTTTGCTCCACTGATTCCACATATACACCATCAATTATTGCCTCAGCATGACTCATAATTACCATAATTGGTGTTTTTAAATCGTGAGATATGCTTTGTAGAAACAGTTTCTCTTCTTCATCCCCACGTTTTAATTCTTTTCGCATCATATTCATAGAGTTTGCGAGTCTTCCAATTTCGTCCTCATTTTTAACATTGATAGGCTCTTCCCAATCTTTATGGGATATTCTAATAGTATAATTTTCAAGCTCTTTAAGTGGTTTTGAAATATAGGTTGCAACCAGTTTAGCACAAAGAAAACCAATAGCTATAAATAAGACCCCTATTCCAAGCATCGTGTAAAGCAAGACACTATCTTGTTTTTCGGGCACATAACTTATCAAATATGATCTTCCAGAGGTCCCATATTTAATTGAACTTATAAAGAAAATAAATTTAGTATTATTGTATGATTCTTTAACTTTTTTTTCATAAAGGGTGCCTGGTGTAATGTAACCTGCCATCCACATTTTAATGTTCTTCTCATTAAGTCTAAAGGGTGACTTAACGTTACCCGGAGAACCTGGTGGTGCTCCGTGGGCTTTATTTACATTTATAATTTCAGCTTTATTATTTTTATCTACAGTTACAATATAATAATCGTTATCCTTAAGAGTTTTTATTCCGTCATATCTATTAGGTTGGGTAAAATTATTAGTTTTCAATAAATAAGCATGAGATACTTTTAAATCTTGAGTTATACCTTTTTCAGTTATAGTTCTAAAGGCAACAAGGTAAAAGATTGAAATACTAAAAATTATTATAAGTATTATTGCTGTAAAGGTTGTCCATATTCTCATGGTTAATGATTTAAATTTATAATTAAATTTTTTCATGATTTGTAAACTAATTTATAGCCATATCCATACACGGTCTCTATTGTGAATTTATCTATTTTTTTTCTAAGGCGCCTTATAACGTCATCAACAACTCTATCTGAGCCAAAGTAATCATCGCCCCATACATTATCTAATATCTGTTCTCTAGACACCAAATTATTTTTATTTTCAATAAAATAATAAAGTAGCTCAAATTCTTTTTTAGTTAAAACAATCTCGTCGCTCCCTATAAAAACAGTTCTTTGTTTCTTGCTAATACAATATCCTGCCATGTTTAAGTCATCACTTATTGATGTAACATCTGCCTTATTTGTGCCAGAAATTCTCTCTAAAAGTTTATTAGTTCTAATAATAAGTTCTCTAGGTAAAAATGGTTTTGACAAATAATCATCGCTACCAAGCTCAAGGCCAACCACACGATCAAGTTCCTCATTTCTTGCAGACATAAAAATAACAGGAGTATTTTTATTAAAGGCCTTAATAGCTTTAATAATTTCATAGCCATCAATATCTGGAAGCATTATATCTAATATCCAAAGATCGGGCATATCTTTAATTCTTGCTATTGCAGGATTACCAGTAGAAAAAGTAGTTACTTCGTACCCTTCACGTTCCAAGTATTTTTCAAGTAAAAGATTTAAATTTATTTCATCTTCAACAAGATATATTATTTTTGACAAGTGTATCATCCCCCGATTTAATAGGTGCTAAGACCTATAATTTACAAAACAACTAAATAAACACCATATAATACCTTATATTTTATATTCTATCATACAATTCTCAAAACATTTCTGATTATTTATGTAAAGATTATGTGTTTTATGAAATAATAAACTGAATTTTGATTGCTAGACAAGTGTATAAATACAAGTTTGTTTTGTGATTAGACATATTAATATGTAGAGTTACAGAGTATAATGGAGATTATTACTCCTGAGTGAATGTTGTACTTTTCTCAAAGAAAATCTGAGATAGCCACAAAAAAAGACTCTTCTAAAATTATTTAATTTAATTTACTTTAAAAGATTGGATGTGTTTTTAAATTGATTACAGATATGACGAAAGGAAATATACCAAAACATTTAGTTGGATTTGCAATACCTTTAATACTTGGAAACCTTTTTCAACTTAGTTATAATGCAGCAGACTCTATTATAGTGGGGCGGTATGTTGGCACAAATGCATTAGCGGCAGTCGGTACGGCTAATCCTATTATGAACATTGCAATGTTTTTTATTATAGGGATTTGTATGGGTGCTTCTGTATTAATGAGTGAATATTTTGGACAAGGTGATAAGAAAAAGCTTAAACGTGAAATATCTACAACGTTTATAGCTGGTTTTATTTTTACAGTAATTATTATAATTGGTTGTATTATTTTGACTAGGCCAATTCTCTTAATGATAAATACTCCAATTGAAATATTAGGGGATGCAACAAGTTACTTAAGAATAATATTTTGTGGATTAGTATTTACCTTTTTATATAATGTTTATGCTGCAACTCTTCGTAGTATGGGAGATTCAAAAACACCATTATTATTTTTAATAATATCTTCAGTCTTAAATGTAGTTATGGATATTATTTTTGTAGTGTATTTGCATATGGGGGTTAATGGAGCAGCAATAGCGACGGTTACTGCAGAAGTGATTGCGAGTGTTCTTTGTATTTCATATGCTTATAGAAAATTCCCAATACTTAGATTTTCAAGAAAAGAGCTTATTATAGATAGAGCTTTACTTAAAATTACAATTAACTATAGTTGGGTTACAGCTATGCAACAGACATGCCTTTATGTTGGGAAAGTATTTGTTCAAGGAGCAGTTAATCCTCTAGGCGTAGAATCTATTGCTACCTTTAATGCAGTAAACCGTGTAGATGATTTTGCTTTTGCACCAGAACAAAGCATTAGTAACGGAATGACTACCTTTCTCGCTCAGAATAGAGGAGCTAAAAAAAATGAACGTATAAAGCAAGGCTTTTGGTATGGAATGAAGATTGAGTCTTTATATTGGCTTTTGCTTCTAGTGGTAATATACTTTGGAGCGCCACATATAATGAATTTATTTGTTCCAGAGAAGAATTCGAAGGTAGTAGAACTAGGAGTAACGTATCTTGAAATGATGGCATTTTTCTATTTGCTTCCAAGTTGGACAAACGGAATACAAGGATATTTCAGGGGTATGGGTGATTTAAAAGTTACATTAAGGTCAACATTTATACAAATGGTTGGAAGAGTATCATTTACATATTTATTGGCTCCTAAATATGGTATTGTAGGGGTTGCCCTAGCCTGCCTTGCTGGATGGATTATTATGCTGGCATATGAAGTTCCGCTTTGCATTAAACACAGGAAAAACTATAGATTCTAAAATAATTACTATCAAAAGATTTATATTTGTAACAAGTTTTTGAATTTACGGGAGGTAAATATGGTAGAAAGTTTAATTAACATGGTAATTTTAGTTATGGGTAAATTGGGGTATTTAGGTGTTTTTGTATTTATGGCTCTTGAAAGCGCATGCATTCCAATACCTAGTGAGGCAATACTTCCTTTTGGTGGTTATTTAAGCTATATAGGAAGATTGAGCATAATCCCAACAATAATTATAGGAACGCTTGGAGGGACATTTGGTTCAATCTTAGCTTATTATTTAGGAAAATTAGGTGGAAGGCCTTTAGTTGAGAAATATGCATCTTTTTTACATTTATCAAAATCAAGTTTAGATAAAAGTGATGCATACTTTAAAAAATATGGTGAGAAAATTGTATTTTATTCAAGGTTACTTCCTATAGTAAGAACTTTTATTTCACTCCCCGCAGGGATAAGTAATATGGACTTTAAAAAGTTCACAGTGTATACCTTTTTTGGTTCATTAATTTGGAGTACTTTACTTGGGTTTACTGGCTATTACATGGGTGCGAACTGGATTATAATTAGGCCGTGGTTTCATTATGCAGATATTGTTGTGGTAGTCGTAATAGTAGGACTTATAGGATACAAATTAATGACAATAAAAAAAGTGAAAAAATTGTAAAATAATATTATGACTTAAAACATTTCCATATAAGTACCGAACGCAAGCGACTTATATAAAAATGTTTTAAGTTATTTTTATATCTTCTTTTGATCTTTAACTATAGAGGAGTCTGAAATGTTAATCTCATCTTTATACTCTATGAGACCAATATTACAACCTGTACCTATTGTAATATTATTTCCTCTTACTATATTAACATTTGTGTTTTGAAGATAGATATCATCTCCTTCTATTAGATCTGTAGTTAATTCAGCTTTGGTATTGAAAATTTTGTCAATTGCTTTTCTAAATATAGAGTTGTTCATAGGATTAACTCTTATGTCAATATGCTCGCCCCCAATTTCTTTAACAAAACAGTTACCACCCAGTCTAATAGTTATTTGTCCCGCATTTAATAATTCTTGTATTTTAAAACCACCATTAGCATTAAAACATTCTGCTTCACAATTTTTTCCTATAATTACTGAGCCTGATATATTAACCTCTTGTGCGTATAGGTTTCCGTCTATATGAGTTGACCCGCTTATGCTTACGTTCTCACTTTTAAGATTACCTATGACATGAGTTGATCCACTTATCTTAATGTCTTTTACTTCTACATTACCTTCAACTTTTGAAGAACCACTAATTTTTATAGTTTCTGCTTTTAGGTTACCTATAACTTTTGAGGAACCACTACTTTTAAAGTAAACACAGTCTAAATCACCAGTGATTTTCCCAGATCCGCTTATAAATACATCATTATATTTTCCTCCACCTGAGATTCCTGATCCTGACATTTTTAAATTATTATTCATATTTTCCATGTTAAATCCCTCCTTAAATTTATTAATGAATTGTTACATCTTAATTTTAAGTTCTTCAATGCACGATGAAATATTAAGTCCTAATATTATTTTTGAATACTTGTCTATATAAAATTCATTTGGCTTTGTTATTAAAAAACATAACGTGATTCCAAATTTGCGTATAAAAATCACCTCGCAATTTTTCCCATCCAACAATGTATAATTCTCTTCTAAAGTCTCTAACATAAGTTTACTTTCATCTATTGATACATTCCCTGATAATAAGCTTTTTTCTAATAATAAAATATATAAGATTTTTTGAAAAGAAAATATTTTTATCTCTCCATAGATATTTTTATATGTTGTTAATGTTTGCCTTGTAACAATGTTCTTGGTTAATAAATCATCTTCACTTAAAAATACATCTGCTAATTGTGGTGAAAACATTTGTGCCAGGTCATCTAATGATATGCCATCCTTCATATTTAAAATCTTTTCTATCCTGTCTAATATTTTTAACCTTGGAAAGTAGGTTTCTTGACCAGTATAGCTGGATTTTTTTATAAACCATTCTTCAGGTATAAGGTTCTTTCTTTTCCATCTATATAACTGTCCATAGGAAACATTAGTGACCTCGAGTAATTCTTTTTTTGTTATTAAATCCTCGTCCATATTTGATCTCCTTTTGTAATTATATATAATACTATTTTTTCTAATATATGCAGTGTAACATAACATTGTTACGTTGTAAATAGAAAACTAAATTTAAATTCCCCACAATTATTTATTTAATAGTAACCCTATTTTATAAATTTTAATGTAAAATAGATATGAAATCCATTATAATATAGACTAAAATTTAATATGAGGGAGTTACAGATGAAGAAGTTATTCAAAAACTATAAATCAACAATTATTCTTTTAGGGTCAGTTATACTTGGAGGGATTATAGGGATCGTAATGGGCCCAAAATCTTCTGTATTAGAACCTTTTGGAAAATTATTTATAAATCTAATGTTTATGATTTTGGTCCCATTAGTATTTTTTAGTGTTTCCTCTGCTATGGCAAATATTAGTGGAATGAAAAGACTAGGTAAAATTATGGGAAGTATAGTGTTAGTATTTTTATCTACAGCACTTATTGCGGCGATTATTGGAACCATAGCTACCCTTATTATGAAGCCAACGAGTGGTCTTCATATAGATATGTTTAAAAGTTTAATGAAGAGTGCTGTGGGAACTCAAACTATTGAAAAAGTTTCATTTTTAGATCAACTTGTGAATACATTTACTGTTTCAGATTTTGTTGATTTACTCTCAAGAAAGAATATGTTACAACTTGTTGTATTTTCAATTATTTTTGGAATTTCAGTTTCTCTTTCTGGAGAAAAAGCAAAATCGCTTGCGAGGTTACTTGAGGCCGGTTCGATTACAATGATGAACGTTGTTAAAATCATAATGTATTATGCACCTATTGGTTTAGGGTGTTATTTTGCTTCGATGGTAGGCCAACTTGGCGGTCAAATTCTAAATGGATATTTAAAAATATTTGTATTATATTTAATCATTTCTGTAATTTATTATTTTGGATTTTTTAGTCTGTATGCTTTTGTTGCAGCTGGTAAAAATGGTGTAAGAATATTTTGGGAAAATGCTGTTACACCTTCAGTCACAGCGTTAGCAACTTGCTCTAGTGCGGCTTGTATACCAGCTAACTTAGAAACTGTAAAAAAAATTGGTGTGCCGTATGATATTGCAGAGACTGTAATTCCACTTGGTGCAAACATGCATAAGGATGGGTCTGTATTTGGTGGGGTTATGAAAATTACACTTTTAATGGGCTTATTTGGTAAGGATATGACTAGTGTTAGCTCAATACTTGGTATTATAGGTGTTTCACTTCTAGTAGGGGCGGTTATGGGTGCTATTCCTAGTGGTGGAATGATTGGTGAAATGTTAATATTAAGTGTATATGGTTTGCCACCAGAGGTTCTTCCAATTATTGCAGTTGTTAGTGTAATTATAGATGCACCAGCAACGCTACTTAATTCTACAGGAAACACGGTATGTTCTATGCTTGTTACTAGACTAGTAGAAGGTAAGAACTGGTTGAAACATAATAAAAAAATTGCTAGTTAAACGAGTATATAAATAAGATATTGAATTATTATATAATTCATATAAATATGAAAATGGAGCCTCGCGTGAGATAAATTCCACAGCGGAGCTCTCTTTTTTAATTATTAATCAATTTTACAAATTGGTAATAGCGTTGGAGGAGTTAGCGCTATAATAATTTTAGCTGGGGTATCATCAACATTTTGACAAAGATGAGGGTAGGTACTATCTAGGTGAATACTATCTCCTACTTCTAGGGTGGATGAGAAATCACCTTGTGTTATTTTAACTTTCCCTATTAGCACAGTAATAAATTCTTCGCCATCATGGGTATGAGTGCTATTACCTGCTTGATAACCGGAAGGAAGATTAACCATTAATACTTGTAATTGACGACCAAAAGCTGCTGATAATACCTCTACTTCGGGGCCCTGTGCTAACTTTATTTTTGGCCTAAAATCTTTCCTTACTAGCTCCGGTTTAAACAATTGATCTTCTACAAAATTTTTTATTGGAATGTTAAGTGCAAAAGAAATTTTTTTAAGACTTTCTAATGAAAGTGAAACTTTATCATTTTCAACTTGGCTGATGAATCCACAGGATAATCCAGTTTCCTTAGCTAATTTGGAAATGTTCATATTTATTTGTTGCCTGTAATTTCTAATTTTATTTCCGATAGACATTATATAACACTCCTTAAATAGTTTAGTGATACAAAATATTATTTATTATTACTAAAAAATGTTGACACAGATAAAAACATTTGGTAATATTAAATAAATGTTAGTAGTACTAATATATTATTATCTACAGCAAAATGCAAGCTAAAATAATGTAGATTTAATATAAACAAGTTTAGTAAGGTAAAAATAATTACATTAATCAAATGAAATTATTAAATCAGGAGGTTATTATATGAGTATTTATGGAGTAACAAAAGGCACAAAATTTGAAGAACAAGTAGATAAAAATGGAAAGGGTGAAGAACAAGGCGCAGGAATGTATGCAGGTTTAGCATTCCTTGCTAAGGAAAGAGGTCTTGATGAATTATCAGAAGTCCTTCTAAAAATAGCAGTAGACGAAATGCGCCATGCAGGTATATATGCAGTTCTTAATGGTCACACCAACCAAGATATTTTTGAATTTTTAAAAAAGATTGCACCAGCTGAAAGTAATGCTTTTGTAAAATTAAACCAGTTTGCAAGTCAGGTACGGGAAATCGGACTTGAAGATGCTGCAAAACAAATAGAATCAATTGCAATGGATGAACGCCATCATGGAGAGTTACTTGTAAAGCTAGTTGATAAAGAGTCTAAATAACAATTATATTATAATAAACATAGGCATACTAAAACCATAAGATTTATGTTATGGAAGTGGTATGTCTATTATTTTACCAATTATTAAGTAGAAGATAGATGCTTGCCAGCTTTATATACTTTCTAATATATGAGATAATAGACTTAAAGCATGAAAGTTATCACTAGGATAGTAAAGGTTATGGTAGATATATTTATTAGGAGGGGTTTGTTATAAAACTTACTAGAGAATTTTATGCTAGAGAGACTTTGCAGGTTGCGAGAGAACTACTGGGAAAAATACTTGTGCATGAAATTAATGGAGCAAAACTTATGGGAAAGATAGTTGAAACAGAAGCGTATATTGGGTCAATTGATAAGGCTTGCCATGCTTATGGAGGAAAACATACACCTAGAGTTGAAACTTTATACGGCATGCCTGGCATAGCATATGTATATTTTATTTATGGAATGTACCATTGCTTTAATGTAATAACAAAGGAAGAAGGGTTTCCAGAAGGGGTTTTAATAAGAGCTATTGAGCCAATAGGTGACCTTGATGAAATGGCAAAATTAAGATTTAAGAAAGATTATAATGAATTAACAAAAGTTCAAATTAAAAATTTAACCACAGGTCCATCTAAGTTATGCATAGCTATGAATATAAATAAAGAAAATAACCAGCAAGATTTGTGTACAAGTGAATTATATATTGAAGAGTCAATGGATAAAGAAAAAATACAAATTATAGAAGATAAGAGAATTGGTATTAATTATGCAGAGGAAGCAGTAGACTTTTTATGGAGATTTTATATAAAAGACAATATTTGTGTATCTGTTAAACATAGAGTTTGACAGTATAATAAGACTGAAGGGAAGTAATGAAAATGAGCTTTTTATTTAATGATAAAGAAAAAAATGGAGTAGAAGAAATTAAGTTTGGGAAAAAACTTAATAAAAATAGAGTAATTACAAGGGCAGTGACCTTAAAAATATTAGATACAGCAATTATATACAATGACGAGGAAGATTATTATGATACATTAGCTACGTGCGCTAATGAGAATAATATAATAGAGACAATTAGTATAGAAGGGTTTGAAATACATGAAAATGTTATAGAACTTAAAGGTGCATATATTGACTATGAACAAGATTCAGATATAAACTCTACTGGAACAATATATTATTTATAATTTGATGTGAAATTATATTTAAAAAACAGTATGAATTAAGGGAAGCCATTATTATATGGCTTCCCTTATAGGTTCTATTATTATCAACGTAAGTTATATATATTAAAGCAAAGGGGGCTCTGCTTTAACTTCTATTCTATATTTAAATAATAATACATATTTGTGTCAGTTTGGTGGCAAATATGTGGAATATTTATTAAGTCTTATATAATTAATGTTAAATGTGATTAGTAAATTTAAGGTTAACACGAGGATGAATTTTTGCGTTATTATTTTTGGTTTATATTGCCACTAATATAACTAAATATAGTACAATAGACACTAGAGAATGAATAAGCAAATAATTTTATGGAGGTTATTATGAAAAAAATTTCACCATTTTCAAAAAAAATGTGGACAATTGATGGATTAGTTATTACAAGTGTATTTTTAATAATTGCAGTGGCTTTAAGCATATTTTTAGGGTTTGATTCAGTATGGAAGTATATATTAATATTAAGTGTATATGTAATAGCAATTGTAATATTTATAAATTCACTATTTATGCCAAAATATAAGTATGAAAAATTTAGTTATGATATGGATGAAGAAAAGATTATCTTGAAATATGGCGTATTAACAGAAATAAATGTAATTATTCCAATGAGTAGAGTTCAGTATGTAGATACAGAGCAAGGAATAATATTAAAAAAATATAAGCTAATAAATTTAACTGTACACACTGCTGGTGGAGCTTATAAAATCCCATATTTAGAAAGCGATATAGGAAATGAACTTCAGTTAAGTATTACAAAAACTGTTCAGGAGAGAAGTATATGAGAGAACTAAAACACCAACATAAATTTATAATATTTTCTGAACTTTTTCAATTTATAAAAAACAGCATAGTTCCACTTGTCATATTTTTAGTATCCTTAGGTTCTAAAATTCCTAAAAAGTATGGCGGAGATTACACAGAAGTTATAGTGATAATTGCTTTTTTTGTTATAGTTAGCGCTTTAGCTATATTTAAATGGAAGAGAAATGTATATAACGTTCAGGATGAGGGCATGTACATGAAATACGGTATTTTTGAAATTCATGAGAGAACCGTTCCTTTTTCACAAGTACATACTGCAGATATATCGTCATCATTAATTCAGCGTGTTTTTAATGTCTGCAAGCTTGAGATAGATACTGCGGGGGGAGATAAAAAGTCTGAAATATCTATTTTCTCATCTAAGCAGGAAGCACTAAGAATTAAAAGTATTATATTTAAGGTTAAAGAAAATGAAAATCAAGATGAAATTGTAGAAGAAAAAAACATAAAAAAGCTCACTTCTTCTTTAAAAGATTTATTTGTTATGGCGACATTCTCTACCCGTATTTTAGCCGGATTTTTTATAATTTTTGCATTTTATTCTAAGATAGATGATATGTTGCCAAAGGAATTTAAGAAAAGAGCTCAAGGGTATACTGATAATGTAATGAAGGGAGTTAATGGTGTTAATATAATTAAATATGTAGTAATATTAATTTTTATTATTTTGTTTATTTCCTGGGTTATATCTATTGGTTTAACTATAATAAAATATTATAAATTTACAGTTATACGCGAAGACGATAATATTAAATTATCATATGGGTTATTTAATAAGAAGGAAGTAACTATTCCGGTGAAACGAATTCAAAGTTTAATAATAGTTGAGGGAATTATTAAAAAGTCATTAGGGTACTTTTCATTAAATGTTGAAACCATAGGTTATGGAAAGGATAAGGGTGAGAGTACAATGATTTGTCCTATTGCTAAAAGAACAGTGCTTGATAAGTTTTTTGTGGATATTTTACCTGAAATGAATATAAGTTATGAACTAGAGAAGTCTCCTAGAAAAGCTTTAAAGGGATTTCTTTTATTTAGATTAGTACCTGAGTTTATAGTAATGTCTTTAGTAGCATATTTTGCACCTTATGGGTACTATATATTTTTATTAATTCCTATATTGGTAATCTTATACTATACAAGATTTATCGATAATGGACTGTATTGTAGTGATAAGTTTATTGTTATGAGATATAGAAAACTTGCAAGAGAAACTATCATAATGCAAAAGAAGTCTGTACAGTCGATGGAAAAAATACAAAATATATTCCAAAAGAAAAAAGCCGTTGCAAAATGTAAAGTAACAATAGCAGGGGATGTAGTGGGTAATTCGTATACTGTTGGATATATGAATGAAGATTTTATAAAAGATCATGGTAGATTTTGAAATTAAATTAATATAAGGTAAAAAATGTATATAAAATGACAAGTATTTTATAAAAATACTTTTCGGGTACATATTTTTACCTTTCATGTCATAATTGTATACATATAAGTTGAAAAGAATTATAATATAGTGAAATGCTTATTAAAGGAGGTGCATCATGGCAATGCAAACAACAGTACACAAAAAACATAAAAAATATAGGAAAACTATTAAAGTAGGTATAGTAACTTTACCTATTTTAATAGTTATATATTTGGGCGTATCAATGTATTTTAGCAATCATTTTTATTATGGCTTTGCAATTAATGGCATTGATGCTTCATGTAAAACTGTAGAGGAAGTTGATACAGAAATGTTAACGAAATCCAAAACATATACATTGGATTTGAAAGAACGAAATGGTGTGAAAGAACAGATTAACGCTAATGAGATTGGCTTAAAATATGATGTAAAGGATAAAATTCAAGCTTTAAAAGAAAGTCAGAATTCATTTACGTGGATTTTTTCGTTTTTTAGTCCCAAAACTTCTGAAATGAATGGCATAGTTAAATATGACGATAAACTATTAAAAGAATGTTTTGATAAGCTTGCAGTTTCTGATAGCAAGAAAATAATTGAGCCTAAAGATGCTAGCTTTAAATATTCGGATAAGGGTTATGTTATTGTAAAGGAAGTTAAAGGAAATAAAGTAAATGACAAGCAGTTGTATGCAAATTTAGTAAGTGCAATTGTTAAGGGAGAAACAACAGTAGATTTGGAGGCGAAAAATTATTACATCAATCCCAAATATACATCAACATCTCAAAAGGTTAAAAATGCTAAAATTTTACTTAATAAGTATACAACTTCGAAGATTACGTATACCTTTGCTGGAGGAGAAGAAGTTTTAGACGGTTCTACAATACATAACTTTCTTGGAGTTGACAAAAACCTCGAAATCACATTTGATAAAGATAAAATGAACAATTATGTAAATAAAGTTGATAATAACTATAATACATATGGCAAGCAAAGAGATTTCGCTACGTCTCTCAAGACAACGGTAAAGGTAAGTGGAGGCGATTATGGTTGGTTG
Encoded here:
- a CDS encoding HAMP domain-containing sensor histidine kinase, with the translated sequence MMKKFNYKFKSLTMRIWTTFTAIILIIIFSISIFYLVAFRTITEKGITQDLKVSHAYLLKTNNFTQPNRYDGIKTLKDNDYYIVTVDKNNKAEIINVNKAHGAPPGSPGNVKSPFRLNEKNIKMWMAGYITPGTLYEKKVKESYNNTKFIFFISSIKYGTSGRSYLISYVPEKQDSVLLYTMLGIGVLFIAIGFLCAKLVATYISKPLKELENYTIRISHKDWEEPINVKNEDEIGRLANSMNMMRKELKRGDEEEKLFLQSISHDLKTPIMVIMSHAEAIIDGVYVESVEQNAQIIRDEALRLEKKVKQMLYLNTLDYVLENNFENIEINMQRLLYHITNRFEVVNSNIQWDLNIEEAIITGNADKVQVSIENILDNSLRYAKEKICVTLKKEGIFAVVEIYNDGPNIPEEHLSHIFDNFYKDKTGKFGLGLAICKKIINYYNGEIEVTNRDVGVSFSIKYPL
- a CDS encoding response regulator transcription factor — its product is MIHLSKIIYLVEDEINLNLLLEKYLEREGYEVTTFSTGNPAIARIKDMPDLWILDIMLPDIDGYEIIKAIKAFNKNTPVIFMSARNEELDRVVGLELGSDDYLSKPFLPRELIIRTNKLLERISGTNKADVTSISDDLNMAGYCISKKQRTVFIGSDEIVLTKKEFELLYYFIENKNNLVSREQILDNVWGDDYFGSDRVVDDVIRRLRKKIDKFTIETVYGYGYKLVYKS
- a CDS encoding MATE family efflux transporter codes for the protein MITDMTKGNIPKHLVGFAIPLILGNLFQLSYNAADSIIVGRYVGTNALAAVGTANPIMNIAMFFIIGICMGASVLMSEYFGQGDKKKLKREISTTFIAGFIFTVIIIIGCIILTRPILLMINTPIEILGDATSYLRIIFCGLVFTFLYNVYAATLRSMGDSKTPLLFLIISSVLNVVMDIIFVVYLHMGVNGAAIATVTAEVIASVLCISYAYRKFPILRFSRKELIIDRALLKITINYSWVTAMQQTCLYVGKVFVQGAVNPLGVESIATFNAVNRVDDFAFAPEQSISNGMTTFLAQNRGAKKNERIKQGFWYGMKIESLYWLLLLVVIYFGAPHIMNLFVPEKNSKVVELGVTYLEMMAFFYLLPSWTNGIQGYFRGMGDLKVTLRSTFIQMVGRVSFTYLLAPKYGIVGVALACLAGWIIMLAYEVPLCIKHRKNYRF
- a CDS encoding DedA family protein: MVESLINMVILVMGKLGYLGVFVFMALESACIPIPSEAILPFGGYLSYIGRLSIIPTIIIGTLGGTFGSILAYYLGKLGGRPLVEKYASFLHLSKSSLDKSDAYFKKYGEKIVFYSRLLPIVRTFISLPAGISNMDFKKFTVYTFFGSLIWSTLLGFTGYYMGANWIIIRPWFHYADIVVVVVIVGLIGYKLMTIKKVKKL
- a CDS encoding bactofilin family protein → MENMNNNLKMSGSGISGGGKYNDVFISGSGKITGDLDCVYFKSSGSSKVIGNLKAETIKISGSSKVEGNVEVKDIKISGSTHVIGNLKSENVSISGSTHIDGNLYAQEVNISGSVIIGKNCEAECFNANGGFKIQELLNAGQITIRLGGNCFVKEIGGEHIDIRVNPMNNSIFRKAIDKIFNTKAELTTDLIEGDDIYLQNTNVNIVRGNNITIGTGCNIGLIEYKDEINISDSSIVKDQKKI
- a CDS encoding YhbD family protein — protein: MDEDLITKKELLEVTNVSYGQLYRWKRKNLIPEEWFIKKSSYTGQETYFPRLKILDRIEKILNMKDGISLDDLAQMFSPQLADVFLSEDDLLTKNIVTRQTLTTYKNIYGEIKIFSFQKILYILLLEKSLLSGNVSIDESKLMLETLEENYTLLDGKNCEVIFIRKFGITLCFLITKPNEFYIDKYSKIILGLNISSCIEELKIKM
- a CDS encoding dicarboxylate/amino acid:cation symporter; protein product: MKKLFKNYKSTIILLGSVILGGIIGIVMGPKSSVLEPFGKLFINLMFMILVPLVFFSVSSAMANISGMKRLGKIMGSIVLVFLSTALIAAIIGTIATLIMKPTSGLHIDMFKSLMKSAVGTQTIEKVSFLDQLVNTFTVSDFVDLLSRKNMLQLVVFSIIFGISVSLSGEKAKSLARLLEAGSITMMNVVKIIMYYAPIGLGCYFASMVGQLGGQILNGYLKIFVLYLIISVIYYFGFFSLYAFVAAGKNGVRIFWENAVTPSVTALATCSSAACIPANLETVKKIGVPYDIAETVIPLGANMHKDGSVFGGVMKITLLMGLFGKDMTSVSSILGIIGVSLLVGAVMGAIPSGGMIGEMLILSVYGLPPEVLPIIAVVSVIIDAPATLLNSTGNTVCSMLVTRLVEGKNWLKHNKKIAS
- a CDS encoding helix-turn-helix domain-containing protein, with product MSIGNKIRNYRQQINMNISKLAKETGLSCGFISQVENDKVSLSLESLKKISFALNIPIKNFVEDQLFKPELVRKDFRPKIKLAQGPEVEVLSAAFGRQLQVLMVNLPSGYQAGNSTHTHDGEEFITVLIGKVKITQGDFSSTLEVGDSIHLDSTYPHLCQNVDDTPAKIIIALTPPTLLPICKID